GGTCACTTGCCATCTTGAAGTCTACAGAAAATCATAACCTACTCCGTAATACTCGAAGTTATTTCAAATCTTACGCTGCCGATGAAGAAATTGTTCACATCCTACGCATCTATGTAATTGGAGGAGCCAATTATCGGATTTGAAACATCTCTGAGGTGATATTGGATTTAGCTAAAATAATCCATAGGAAACAATTAATACTCCTGTAATATTTGAAGGTTGCTTTGGAATGACCTTCCTTGAGCAAAATGAGGCTGCCGGAAAGTGACACGAAGAGAGATTAGTCAAATTGGTGAGGGGTTTGTTGTGGTGGACGGGGTGAAGGTCCACTATCAACGCGCCGGTTCGGGCAGACCACTGCTGCTTCTGCACGGCCTGGTAGGATCGGCCAAAAATTGGCGGAGAAACATTAGTTTTCTTGCGCAGGACTCTGACGTGTACGCGATCGACCTGTTCAATATGGGCGAGTCGGAGCGCGTGCCTGGACTTGATGCCGGACTGGAAGCGACGGCGGACCGGCTGGCAGCTTACATGGACGCGCTTGGTCTGGACGAGGCCGATATAGCAGCTCATTCCCATGGTGGGGCCGTGGCTATGATGTTTGCCGCACGGCACTCCGATCGTGTGCGCCGGTTGATCCTGTTCGCGCCGGCAAATCCGTTCTGCGACCTGGGACACCAGTTGATCCGGTTTTATCAGACACGATTTGGGATCTGGTTCGCACGACAGATTCCTTCTTTCCCGAGGAGATTGAAGGCGACAGCACTTAGCCGCATGTATGGGGATCCCTCCCGGGTTTCAGCCGGGGCGCTTGAGGGGTATATCGAAGGGCTACACGTTCCCGGAACCATGGACCACGTGTTGCAGATTGTGCAGCGCTGGTTTGTAGATATGGGATTGCTGCGATCTGTGCTGGAGCGGTTGGTGGCGAAGCCAATGCTGCTGATCTGGGG
The nucleotide sequence above comes from Tunturibacter empetritectus. Encoded proteins:
- a CDS encoding alpha/beta fold hydrolase, translating into MTRREISQIGEGFVVVDGVKVHYQRAGSGRPLLLLHGLVGSAKNWRRNISFLAQDSDVYAIDLFNMGESERVPGLDAGLEATADRLAAYMDALGLDEADIAAHSHGGAVAMMFAARHSDRVRRLILFAPANPFCDLGHQLIRFYQTRFGIWFARQIPSFPRRLKATALSRMYGDPSRVSAGALEGYIEGLHVPGTMDHVLQIVQRWFVDMGLLRSVLERLVAKPMLLIWGDRDRAVGLNSGRELQRILPQSSLMVLPGVGHIAFEEMPEICNTAMREWLQKPLPSEARVTVSRHAESAAFANQVAERGAA